A portion of the Oxynema aestuarii AP17 genome contains these proteins:
- a CDS encoding DUF928 domain-containing protein gives MEAKTMFSDLRRSGLSRLFALSLGLELTILVSLPAFGRAETLSKVANTNSSSIVFMENFDPPGDGEPQDTFGAGSRDGSRCEGDSAAFRPVMSARNYGLTLSDRPQVFVYVPETTAREVVLLFRDEAQQEYHRAFLPIAARSQVVGFQLPADRGLLSVGKNYQWSLAVVCGETLQPDDPVFSGWVQRVERTETIARQLAGKSTLERAQWYAKQGYWYDTIATLAQAKSELEPGEFDPIWQQFLNSVGLGAIATERLGEN, from the coding sequence GTGGAAGCTAAGACTATGTTTAGTGATTTAAGACGATCGGGGTTGAGTCGGTTATTCGCTTTAAGTTTGGGGCTAGAACTGACCATATTAGTGAGTTTACCTGCTTTTGGACGGGCTGAAACCTTGTCTAAGGTAGCAAATACCAACTCTTCATCGATCGTGTTTATGGAGAATTTCGATCCGCCTGGAGATGGAGAACCGCAAGATACCTTCGGGGCCGGATCTCGGGACGGGTCGCGCTGCGAAGGGGATAGCGCCGCCTTTCGTCCGGTAATGAGCGCGCGTAATTACGGACTGACGTTAAGCGACCGTCCTCAAGTCTTTGTATACGTCCCGGAAACGACAGCCCGCGAGGTGGTGTTGTTGTTCCGAGATGAAGCACAACAAGAATATCATCGCGCCTTTTTGCCGATCGCCGCGCGATCGCAAGTTGTTGGGTTTCAGTTACCCGCCGACCGGGGATTGCTAAGTGTGGGGAAAAACTATCAATGGTCGTTAGCGGTGGTTTGTGGCGAGACGTTGCAACCGGACGATCCGGTCTTTTCCGGTTGGGTCCAGCGCGTGGAACGCACGGAGACGATCGCGCGCCAGTTAGCCGGAAAATCGACCCTGGAGCGCGCTCAATGGTACGCCAAACAAGGATACTGGTACGATACGATCGCCACGTTAGCCCAAGCGAAGAGCGAACTCGAACCGGGAGAATTCGATCCGATCTGGCAGCAGTTTCTGAATTCAGTCGGGTTAGGGGCGATCGCCACAGAAAGGTTAGGGGAGAATTGA
- a CDS encoding CHASE2 domain-containing protein — MIYSPYQVGGSLASNAPTYVERDADTHLYEAIKAGELCYVLNSRQMGKSSLLVRTRHRLECEGFRCTCIDLSRIGSNDITPPQWYKGIVSELWMGFNLPGKVNLKQWWQDRRDLSYIQRLSWFISEIAIAHFPEQKLAIFFDEIDSTIALNFKVDDFFALIRSFYNQRSQHPEYKRITFALFGVGTPSALIQDKQRTPFNIGRAIDLHGFTFDEAQPLLPGLEPRGNAPALLRAILDWTGGQPFLTQKLCHLVREEDGVAFSEVNGDDRPGRTIAPGREAEYVERIVRSHIIDRWQTNDDPEHLKTIRDRLLRDECQTGKILSLYQQILDGDVVPVNDSWEQVELRLSGLVENHRGQLVVKNPIYRHVFNGDWVRSQLDRLRPYAVELHGWLASNCEDTSHLLRGRALQESLAWASTKALGELDYRFLGASQALAKQEVERDLVAEKQARQLDVEKAQFALESAREAHQILERARAIARYETQNWRLGKGWMTSVAGGVASVLLLLRSLGVFQGMELATFDRFVQARPAQPVDPRIAIVTVNEADLQKIGQFPIPDDVLARTLKIINRAEPRAIGLDLYRDLPVEPGYRELLDVFENSPHVYGIDKVVGGKVAPPPALAAKGQVGFADQVLDADGTVRRALLSIRPRDGQLKLNLGLHLALHYLKEEGIVPYAVANRPDRMQIGKSLLLPFDRNGGGYVNADSGGYQILLNFRGTEEQFQLISISDILSERVPPEALRDRVILIGMTAESVNDLFQTPYTRKFVGQPNLMAGVTLHANIVSQVLTAALEGDALLYVWSDPVEWIWTLLWAWIGAALSWQVRSPRWRLSVVAIATSFPIAIAYVSFLFGWWIPVVPPLFALVGAAIGLPAIASRELEKMQLHETVKLILTMIPVKPAAGQIALEYLKQAENRENQVEIERFVRNLSDNPAVSKLFD, encoded by the coding sequence GTGATTTATTCTCCCTATCAAGTGGGGGGCAGCCTTGCCAGTAATGCCCCGACCTACGTGGAACGCGATGCCGACACTCACCTGTACGAGGCTATTAAAGCCGGAGAACTCTGTTACGTCCTCAATTCCCGACAAATGGGGAAATCTTCTCTGCTCGTGCGAACCCGGCACCGTTTGGAATGCGAAGGCTTTCGATGTACCTGTATCGATTTGAGCCGGATCGGCAGTAACGATATTACCCCACCCCAATGGTACAAAGGCATTGTCAGCGAACTGTGGATGGGTTTCAACCTGCCGGGTAAAGTCAACCTCAAACAGTGGTGGCAAGATCGTCGAGACCTCTCTTATATCCAGCGCCTGAGCTGGTTTATTTCCGAAATCGCGATCGCCCATTTTCCGGAACAAAAACTGGCGATTTTTTTTGACGAAATCGACAGCACGATCGCCCTCAATTTTAAAGTCGATGATTTCTTTGCCCTGATTCGCTCGTTCTACAACCAACGCAGTCAACATCCCGAATACAAACGGATTACCTTTGCCCTGTTCGGCGTCGGGACTCCGTCGGCTCTGATTCAAGACAAACAACGGACACCCTTTAATATCGGTCGGGCGATCGACCTGCACGGCTTTACCTTTGACGAGGCCCAACCCCTCCTCCCGGGATTGGAACCGCGAGGGAATGCCCCCGCATTGCTGCGCGCCATTCTCGACTGGACTGGAGGACAACCGTTTTTAACCCAAAAACTCTGTCACTTGGTCCGCGAGGAAGATGGGGTCGCGTTCTCGGAGGTCAACGGGGACGATCGCCCGGGAAGGACGATCGCCCCGGGACGTGAAGCCGAATATGTGGAACGGATCGTGCGATCGCATATTATCGATCGCTGGCAAACGAACGACGATCCCGAACATCTCAAAACGATTCGCGATCGCCTCTTGCGCGACGAGTGCCAAACGGGAAAAATCCTCTCTCTCTACCAACAAATCCTCGATGGCGACGTCGTTCCCGTCAATGACAGTTGGGAACAAGTGGAATTGCGCCTCTCCGGTTTGGTCGAAAATCACCGTGGCCAACTTGTCGTCAAAAACCCCATTTATCGCCATGTTTTTAATGGGGATTGGGTGCGAAGCCAACTCGATCGCCTGCGACCCTATGCGGTGGAACTGCACGGTTGGCTGGCTTCTAACTGTGAAGACACCTCCCACCTCCTACGCGGTCGGGCTTTACAAGAGTCACTGGCTTGGGCGAGTACCAAAGCCCTCGGCGAGTTAGACTACCGCTTCCTCGGCGCCAGTCAAGCCCTGGCCAAACAGGAGGTGGAACGGGATTTGGTCGCCGAAAAACAAGCCCGACAGCTCGATGTCGAAAAAGCGCAATTCGCCCTGGAGTCGGCTCGCGAAGCTCACCAAATTTTAGAACGCGCTCGGGCGATCGCCCGCTACGAAACCCAAAATTGGCGCTTGGGAAAAGGTTGGATGACTAGTGTCGCTGGAGGGGTCGCCAGTGTCTTGTTATTGCTGCGATCGCTCGGCGTGTTTCAAGGGATGGAATTAGCCACTTTCGATCGCTTCGTCCAAGCTCGTCCGGCCCAACCCGTGGACCCGCGTATCGCGATCGTTACGGTCAACGAGGCGGATTTGCAAAAAATCGGTCAATTTCCCATCCCCGACGATGTCTTAGCCCGTACTCTCAAAATTATCAACCGCGCCGAACCTCGCGCGATCGGACTCGACCTCTATCGCGATTTACCCGTCGAACCCGGTTACCGCGAACTCCTCGACGTGTTCGAGAACAGTCCCCATGTCTACGGGATCGATAAGGTCGTCGGCGGTAAGGTCGCCCCACCGCCCGCTTTAGCGGCTAAAGGTCAAGTGGGCTTTGCCGATCAAGTTTTAGATGCAGACGGCACCGTTCGGCGCGCCTTGCTCTCGATTCGTCCCCGAGACGGTCAACTCAAGCTCAATCTCGGTTTACATTTAGCACTGCACTATCTCAAGGAAGAAGGGATCGTCCCCTACGCCGTCGCCAACCGCCCCGACCGAATGCAGATCGGTAAATCGTTATTGTTACCGTTCGATCGCAATGGCGGCGGTTATGTCAATGCGGACAGTGGTGGCTATCAAATTTTGCTCAATTTTCGCGGTACCGAAGAACAGTTTCAACTGATTTCAATTTCGGATATTTTAAGCGAACGGGTGCCGCCGGAAGCTCTGCGCGATCGCGTGATTTTGATCGGTATGACGGCGGAAAGTGTCAACGATTTGTTTCAAACCCCCTACACGCGCAAGTTCGTCGGTCAGCCGAATCTGATGGCGGGGGTGACCCTCCACGCGAATATCGTCAGCCAAGTGTTGACCGCGGCGTTGGAGGGGGATGCGTTGCTGTATGTATGGTCCGATCCGGTTGAATGGATCTGGACTCTATTGTGGGCGTGGATTGGGGCTGCCCTGAGTTGGCAAGTCCGATCGCCGCGATGGCGCTTGAGTGTGGTGGCGATCGCGACCAGTTTTCCGATCGCGATCGCCTATGTCTCGTTCTTATTCGGTTGGTGGATTCCCGTGGTTCCGCCCCTGTTCGCCTTGGTGGGGGCGGCGATCGGACTTCCGGCGATCGCCAGTCGCGAGTTGGAGAAAATGCAACTACACGAAACAGTTAAATTGATCCTGACGATGATTCCCGTCAAACCCGCCGCCGGACAAATTGCTTTGGAATATCTCAAACAAGCCGAAAATCGAGAAAACCAGGTGGAAATCGAGCGGTTCGTTCGTAATTTGAGCGACAATCCCGCCGTCAGTAAGTTATTTGATTGA
- a CDS encoding two-partner secretion domain-containing protein, with protein MKIWLAWPAIALAFLSPALAKAQLIPDNSLGGETSTVAPQPGGDRIEGGAVRDTVLFHSFREFNVGEGQAVYFANPPQIREILTRVTGSNISQILGTLGVEGSANLYLINPNGIFFGNNARLDLGGAFVATTAEAAIFENYVFNTRTPEAPPLLSINVPLGVQYGGNPGSIGAEGAILEVAPGRDLSLLGGTVQLDGATLNAPGGRLTLGGLAAPGTIALAPVPEFPETGRADVSLTGNSRLNVVSGGRIEVSSQNLEIVNSRILAGFEPGSEISGAIAPDIYINATENLNLSQNSTIANELAAETIARGGNIQIAARSLSLTGGSRVQTIARSPGRGGDIAIDARDRIVISGFTPDGLFSGILTRSIGETGGPGGAIAIAVPSGDLTLSDRGFVAALTDSPNDGGAIAIAVNRLLLENGGQIVSATTASGNAGNIAIEATESVRVAGTSRDFVPNPFLNLTLFDLDNLPFTTAANPDVAASGTGGIPYISLERTPEQIISGTAVLGTAENAFDYYSFSIQQSNSRGIFDIDNGFTFDESDSGAVDTQIFLFNLTTGELIDANDDSDPESGGLGSDTPRDSYLETTLDEPGIYVIGVGEFESFAADGEPIEGNAIDRGDTYRLQVSLENQGTQGVSLPEDPLNPNNFNANINANSGIVSQTTGRGNAGSVTVHTGRLIVENRGQISTDTTIAGRGGDIAIEARDGIEIRSAIVSSITRGAGDAGNVTVDTQDLHLSEGGELNVNTLGSGNAGNIAIATRESVELSGEDGRGNPSSLRSEVEASATGNGGNVAIATRHLEVRDGAAVSTVTFGAGNAGTLRVNATDSVSVVGTNANGFVPSRILVDVWDDATGDGGNLTVTTRRLDVGDRAFIAASTRGLGNGGQLTIRASESVEVGGTSPDGWPATLFTDSLGDGDGGNFLLETGQLRVFEGGQISAGSFGAGDGGSLTVRASESVQLRGALTAVEDIPIFRDETGTLFPSGLFTASEGTGNAGALQVETPKLTVFDRAEITVSSRGEGRAGTLTVVTSQLDLDTQAKLRADNSGGLGNIDIMAADVRVRGNSRISTNARGSEPGGNIAIATQNLAAIDNSDISANAVNSQGGQVRVTAQGIFGIQFRPQLSDRSDITASSDLGAEFSGVVEVNTPEIDPARGLVPLPNQVTDPSDRIISGCPADEGNRFSLTGRGGLPADPRQPLRGETIVPDLRISATDPVEATGWIVGDRGQVKLIRCREVIPAEMGIDQPSRRLTQPTVHLNSKF; from the coding sequence GTGAAGATTTGGCTCGCTTGGCCAGCGATCGCCCTGGCTTTCCTCTCTCCCGCATTGGCCAAAGCTCAACTGATTCCCGATAACTCCCTGGGGGGCGAAACCAGTACGGTCGCACCGCAACCGGGGGGCGATCGCATTGAGGGCGGCGCCGTGCGCGATACCGTTCTTTTCCACAGTTTTCGCGAGTTCAACGTCGGCGAAGGACAAGCGGTTTATTTCGCCAACCCTCCTCAAATTCGCGAGATCTTAACCCGGGTCACTGGCTCGAATATTTCGCAAATTCTCGGAACGTTAGGCGTCGAAGGCTCGGCCAACCTCTATTTAATCAATCCTAACGGCATATTTTTCGGAAATAATGCCCGGTTAGACCTGGGCGGTGCTTTCGTCGCGACCACTGCAGAAGCGGCGATCTTCGAGAATTATGTATTCAATACCCGCACTCCCGAGGCGCCCCCACTCCTGAGCATTAACGTTCCCCTCGGCGTGCAGTATGGCGGCAATCCCGGCAGCATTGGCGCCGAGGGGGCAATCCTAGAGGTGGCGCCCGGTCGAGACTTAAGCTTACTCGGCGGAACCGTACAACTCGACGGGGCCACCTTAAACGCCCCGGGGGGGCGCCTCACCCTCGGCGGTTTAGCGGCGCCGGGGACGATCGCCCTCGCCCCAGTTCCCGAGTTTCCCGAAACCGGACGCGCCGATGTGAGTCTCACCGGGAACAGCCGTTTAAATGTCGTCTCCGGGGGACGGATCGAGGTTAGTTCACAAAATCTCGAAATTGTCAATAGCCGAATTCTGGCGGGATTCGAGCCGGGAAGCGAAATATCGGGAGCGATCGCCCCAGATATCTACATTAATGCTACAGAAAACCTTAATTTAAGCCAAAACAGCACGATCGCCAACGAATTAGCCGCAGAGACGATCGCCCGAGGCGGAAATATACAGATCGCGGCACGATCGCTGTCCCTGACCGGGGGATCGCGAGTGCAAACGATCGCCCGATCGCCGGGAAGGGGGGGCGACATCGCGATCGACGCCCGCGATCGGATCGTCATTTCAGGATTTACCCCAGACGGCCTATTTTCAGGGATTTTAACGCGATCGATCGGCGAGACGGGCGGACCGGGAGGGGCGATCGCGATCGCCGTCCCTTCCGGCGATCTCACCTTAAGCGATCGCGGCTTCGTCGCCGCCCTCACCGACAGTCCCAACGATGGCGGGGCGATCGCGATCGCCGTCAATCGACTCCTCCTCGAAAACGGCGGTCAAATTGTCAGCGCCACCACCGCCTCGGGAAATGCGGGAAACATCGCGATCGAGGCCACCGAAAGCGTGCGCGTCGCCGGAACGAGCCGCGATTTCGTCCCCAATCCCTTTTTAAACTTAACCCTGTTTGACCTCGATAACCTCCCCTTCACAACCGCAGCCAATCCAGACGTAGCCGCCTCCGGAACCGGGGGAATTCCCTACATCTCCCTAGAAAGAACCCCCGAACAAATTATAAGCGGCACCGCCGTTTTAGGAACGGCTGAAAATGCCTTCGATTACTATTCATTTTCGATTCAACAAAGCAACAGTCGGGGGATTTTCGATATCGACAACGGCTTTACTTTTGACGAAAGCGATAGTGGAGCCGTAGATACTCAAATTTTTCTCTTTAACTTAACTACGGGAGAACTGATCGACGCCAACGACGATTCCGATCCCGAATCCGGCGGGTTGGGAAGTGACACCCCACGCGATTCTTATCTCGAAACGACCTTAGACGAACCGGGGATTTATGTCATCGGCGTCGGCGAGTTCGAGTCCTTTGCTGCCGATGGCGAACCGATCGAAGGCAACGCGATCGATCGCGGCGATACTTACCGATTGCAAGTCTCTTTAGAAAATCAAGGCACCCAAGGGGTTTCCCTGCCCGAAGATCCCTTAAATCCAAATAATTTTAATGCGAATATTAACGCCAATAGCGGTATCGTTTCCCAAACGACGGGGAGGGGAAATGCGGGCAGCGTAACCGTCCATACCGGACGGCTGATCGTCGAAAATCGCGGCCAAATTTCCACGGATACGACGATCGCGGGACGGGGAGGCGACATCGCGATCGAGGCCCGCGACGGGATCGAAATTCGTTCGGCGATCGTGTCGAGTATCACCCGAGGGGCCGGGGATGCGGGCAACGTGACCGTAGACACCCAGGATTTGCACTTATCCGAGGGCGGCGAACTCAATGTCAATACACTCGGATCCGGCAATGCGGGCAATATCGCGATCGCCACCCGCGAAAGCGTCGAGTTAAGCGGTGAAGACGGGCGCGGAAACCCCAGCAGTCTGCGCAGCGAAGTGGAAGCCTCGGCGACGGGAAACGGCGGCAACGTAGCGATCGCCACCCGACACTTGGAGGTTCGCGACGGGGCCGCCGTCTCCACCGTAACCTTTGGGGCGGGCAATGCGGGAACATTAAGAGTGAATGCAACCGATTCGGTCTCCGTGGTCGGCACCAATGCCAACGGTTTCGTCCCCAGTCGGATTTTAGTCGATGTTTGGGACGACGCCACCGGAGACGGAGGCAACTTAACCGTCACCACCCGCCGCTTGGACGTAGGCGATCGCGCCTTCATCGCCGCTTCTACCCGGGGTTTGGGCAATGGCGGACAGTTGACCATTCGCGCCTCGGAATCCGTCGAGGTCGGCGGAACTAGCCCCGACGGATGGCCCGCTACCCTGTTTACCGATAGCCTCGGCGACGGCGACGGCGGCAATTTCTTGCTCGAAACCGGGCAATTGAGGGTGTTTGAAGGCGGACAAATTAGTGCGGGAAGCTTTGGTGCTGGCGATGGCGGCAGTTTGACGGTACGCGCCTCGGAATCGGTGCAGTTGCGCGGCGCCCTCACGGCGGTCGAGGACATTCCCATCTTTCGCGACGAGACCGGAACCTTATTCCCCAGTGGTTTATTTACGGCGTCGGAAGGAACTGGAAATGCGGGGGCGCTGCAAGTCGAAACCCCCAAGTTGACGGTCTTCGATCGCGCCGAAATCACGGTGAGCAGTCGCGGGGAAGGTCGCGCCGGAACCTTAACGGTCGTGACCTCGCAACTCGATCTCGATACCCAAGCGAAACTGCGCGCCGACAATAGTGGGGGGTTGGGGAATATCGATATTATGGCCGCCGACGTGCGAGTGCGTGGCAATAGCCGAATTTCGACGAACGCGCGCGGGTCGGAACCGGGAGGCAATATCGCGATCGCCACCCAAAATTTAGCCGCCATCGACAATAGCGATATCAGCGCCAACGCCGTTAACAGTCAAGGCGGACAGGTTCGGGTGACGGCCCAGGGGATTTTCGGGATCCAATTTCGCCCGCAATTGAGCGATCGCAGCGATATCACCGCCAGTTCCGACCTCGGCGCGGAGTTTAGCGGCGTCGTCGAAGTCAACACCCCCGAGATCGACCCGGCGCGCGGTTTAGTGCCCCTTCCCAACCAAGTCACCGATCCGAGCGATCGCATTATTTCCGGCTGTCCGGCGGACGAGGGCAACCGCTTCTCACTCACCGGACGCGGCGGTTTGCCCGCCGACCCCCGCCAACCCTTGCGCGGGGAGACGATCGTCCCAGATTTGCGAATTTCGGCCACGGATCCGGTAGAAGCTACGGGCTGGATCGTCGGCGATCGCGGCCAAGTGAAATTAATAAGATGCAGGGAGGTCATTCCCGCAGAAATGGGAATCGACCAACCCAGTCGGAGACTCACTCAACCAACAGTTCATCTAAATTCTAAATTCTAA
- a CDS encoding CHAT domain-containing protein, giving the protein MGLRKTIAKIIKLKSSLYLSLIWGCFGFWCAIAVLPTIAYRPTAPPAIANAQTNSFLAELERGKQFYNAGKFTDAVSIWAALAARADLESPEAVSDRQRALVHNFLGIGYQELGQFERAQTAIARAETLARRSGDRFAIAQVLNTRGSYYLKTGSTEEAVKTWEAAEAAYREADDLTGVILTRIDRAQALQTLGLYRQARDLLEQVARQLEPLPNSALKVRGLQSLATSANVVGDRDRSQALLTEALAIARSIGDRSSTAAILFQLGNTIRSRGDLETAVDYYTQAIDERPESQTALQARLNRWSLWVEGDRLAEAKADLEGIRDRLQRLAPSRFAVYAWVNFGETAVSFWRKAPERVDLKEIAVGLATAADWARSIADPRAESYALGELGYVYEQTRQWEEAEALTRRALMRAEAIGAREIAAIWEWQQGRLLKVRGEGDRAIVAYEEAVKTLTSLRRDLLAIDPEVQFSFRDRVEPVYRELVALLLQDVDRLDPPQRQARLERSRQLVEALQLAELDNFFREVCLDVEPRAIDAIDPHAAAIYPIVLDRSLSVIVSLPGQPLQHYRTDLSEAEMSATFKQLRQSLNPVFLPEEVLPGAQKVYDWLIRPIADELERSSVDTLVFVLDGFLRSLPMAVLHDGEQYIIEKYNIALAPGLHLVESDPLQLTETQTLAAGLSEARQGFSALPEVTDEIDDIRATVGARVLLNQEFERDRLEQNLKELPFAIVHLATHGQFSSKAEDTFLLTWNSKINVKDLDRLLNVRQDRVGIELLVLSACQTAKGDDRAALGLAGVAVRSGARSTVATLWSVQDRSTANLMEEFYRLLLQPGMTKARALRQAQQSLLYSENYRHPYYWAPFVLVGHWR; this is encoded by the coding sequence ATGGGTCTACGAAAAACGATCGCCAAAATCATTAAACTCAAATCATCCCTTTATTTAAGTTTAATTTGGGGCTGTTTCGGCTTTTGGTGTGCGATCGCCGTCCTACCTACGATCGCCTACCGTCCAACCGCTCCCCCCGCGATCGCGAACGCCCAGACCAACTCTTTTCTGGCAGAATTAGAACGGGGCAAACAATTTTATAATGCGGGAAAATTCACCGATGCGGTGTCAATTTGGGCGGCGTTGGCGGCGCGGGCGGATCTGGAAAGCCCCGAGGCTGTCTCCGATCGCCAACGTGCCTTAGTTCATAACTTTTTAGGGATCGGCTATCAAGAATTAGGACAATTTGAACGAGCGCAAACGGCGATCGCGCGTGCCGAAACTTTGGCCCGACGATCGGGAGATCGCTTCGCGATCGCGCAAGTTCTCAATACCCGTGGGAGTTATTATCTCAAAACCGGATCCACGGAAGAAGCCGTCAAAACCTGGGAAGCGGCAGAAGCGGCGTATCGCGAGGCTGACGACCTCACCGGGGTAATTTTAACCCGGATCGATCGCGCTCAAGCCTTGCAAACTTTGGGGCTTTATCGTCAAGCGCGCGATCTGTTAGAACAAGTGGCGCGTCAGTTGGAACCCTTACCGAATTCGGCGTTAAAAGTACGCGGGTTGCAAAGTTTGGCCACGAGTGCGAACGTCGTCGGCGATCGCGATCGATCGCAAGCGCTCTTAACGGAAGCTCTGGCGATCGCGCGATCGATCGGCGATCGCAGCTCGACGGCGGCGATCTTATTCCAATTGGGCAATACGATCCGATCGCGCGGCGATCTCGAAACGGCGGTGGACTACTACACTCAGGCAATCGACGAGAGACCGGAATCGCAAACTGCCTTGCAAGCGCGCCTCAACCGTTGGAGTCTGTGGGTAGAAGGCGATCGCCTCGCGGAAGCGAAAGCCGACCTCGAAGGAATCCGCGATCGCCTGCAACGTTTAGCCCCAAGTCGGTTTGCAGTTTATGCGTGGGTCAATTTCGGCGAAACTGCGGTTTCTTTCTGGCGCAAAGCCCCCGAACGTGTGGATCTCAAAGAGATTGCCGTCGGGTTGGCGACGGCGGCGGACTGGGCGCGATCGATCGCCGATCCGCGTGCCGAATCTTATGCCTTGGGAGAATTAGGCTATGTATACGAGCAAACGAGACAGTGGGAAGAGGCCGAAGCCTTGACCCGTCGGGCATTGATGCGAGCCGAGGCGATCGGCGCCCGTGAGATTGCGGCGATTTGGGAGTGGCAGCAGGGACGCCTGCTCAAAGTCCGGGGAGAAGGCGATCGCGCGATCGTCGCTTACGAGGAGGCGGTGAAGACCTTGACATCGTTGCGCCGGGATTTGTTGGCGATCGATCCCGAGGTGCAGTTTTCGTTCCGCGATCGCGTCGAACCCGTTTATCGGGAGTTGGTCGCTTTATTATTGCAAGATGTCGATCGCCTCGACCCGCCGCAGCGTCAGGCTCGTTTGGAGCGATCGCGCCAATTGGTAGAAGCCTTGCAACTGGCGGAATTAGATAATTTTTTCCGCGAGGTTTGTCTCGATGTCGAACCCCGGGCGATCGACGCGATCGATCCCCACGCTGCGGCGATCTACCCGATCGTCCTCGATCGCTCCCTTTCCGTCATCGTTTCCCTTCCCGGACAGCCCTTGCAACATTACCGCACCGACCTGTCCGAGGCGGAAATGTCCGCCACTTTCAAGCAATTGCGTCAATCCCTCAATCCGGTCTTTTTACCCGAAGAAGTCTTACCCGGCGCTCAAAAGGTCTACGATTGGTTAATTCGCCCGATCGCCGACGAGTTAGAGCGATCGTCTGTGGATACCTTGGTGTTCGTCCTCGACGGCTTTTTACGCAGTCTGCCAATGGCCGTGCTTCACGACGGCGAACAGTATATCATCGAAAAGTATAATATTGCCCTCGCCCCGGGCTTACACCTTGTAGAATCCGACCCCCTCCAGCTTACGGAAACCCAGACCTTAGCGGCGGGATTGAGCGAAGCGCGTCAGGGATTTTCGGCACTCCCCGAAGTGACGGACGAAATTGACGACATCCGCGCCACCGTCGGTGCCAGGGTTTTATTAAATCAAGAATTCGAGCGCGATCGCTTGGAACAAAACCTCAAAGAGTTGCCATTTGCGATCGTCCATTTAGCCACTCACGGTCAGTTCAGTTCTAAAGCCGAGGATACTTTTTTACTGACTTGGAATAGCAAAATCAATGTTAAAGATTTAGATCGACTTTTAAACGTAAGGCAAGATCGAGTTGGGATTGAATTATTAGTTTTGAGTGCCTGCCAAACCGCCAAAGGGGACGATCGCGCGGCGTTAGGATTGGCAGGGGTCGCGGTGCGATCGGGCGCCCGCAGCACCGTCGCCACCCTCTGGTCCGTCCAAGACCGCTCGACCGCTAATTTGATGGAGGAATTTTACCGCCTGTTGCTGCAACCGGGCATGACTAAAGCCCGAGCGTTGCGCCAAGCTCAACAATCCCTGTTGTACTCAGAAAATTACCGCCATCCCTATTACTGGGCGCCTTTTGTTTTAGTCGGACATTGGCGTTAA